A window of Strix aluco isolate bStrAlu1 chromosome 2, bStrAlu1.hap1, whole genome shotgun sequence contains these coding sequences:
- the RBBP7 gene encoding histone-binding protein RBBP7 has translation MASKEVLEDTVEERVISEEYKIWKKNTPFLYDLVMTHALEWPSLTVQWLPDVTRPEGKDYALHWLVLGTHTSDEQNHLVVARVQIPNDDQFDASQYDSEKGEFGGFGSVTGKIETEIKINHEGEVNRARYMPQNPCIIATKTPSADVLVFDYTKHPSKPDPSGECNPDLRLRGHQKEGYGLSWNSNLSGHLLSASDDHTVCLWDVSAGPKEGKIIDAKAIFTGHSAVVEDVAWHLLHESLFGSVADDQKLMIWDTRSNTTSKPSHSVDAHTAEVNCLSFNPYSEFILATGSADKTVALWDLRNLKLKLHSFESHKDEIFQVHWSPHNETILASSGTDRRLNVWDLSKIGEEQSAEDAEDGPPELLFIHGGHTAKISDFSWNPNEPWVICSVSEDNIMQIWQMAENIYNDEEPDIAAAELEGQGT, from the exons ATGGCGAGCAAGGAAG TGTTGGAGGACACAGTGGAGGAGCGCGTCATCAGCGAGGAGTACAAGATCTGGAAGAAAAACACCCCCTTCTTGTACGACCTGGTTATGACACATGCTCTGGAGTGGCCCAGCCTCACCGTGCAGTGGTTGCCTGATGTGACCAg GCCAGAAGGAAAGGATTATGCTCTACACTGGCTGGTTTTGGGAACGCACACGTCCGATGAACAGAACCACCTGGTTGTTGCAAGAGTCCAGATTCCCAATGATGATCAGTTTGATGCTTCTCAATATGACAGTGAGAAAGGAG AGTTTGGTGGCTTTGGATCTGTGACTGGCAAAATTGAAACAGAGATTAAAATTAACCATGAAGGTGAAGTAAACCGTGCTCGTTACATGCCCCAGAATCCCTGCATCATTGCTACAAAAACACCATCTGCTGATGTGTTGGTATTTGACTACACGAAACATCCTTCAAAACCAG ACCCAAGTGGAGAGTGTAATCCTGACCTTAGATTAAGAGGGCACCAGAAGGAAGGCTATGGCTTATCATGGAACTCAAATTTGAGTGGACATCTTCTCAGTGCGTCGGATGATCAT ACTGTGTGTTTATGGGATGTAAGTGCTGGACCGAAAGAAGGCAAAATTATTGATGCAAAAGCAATCTTTACTGGACACTCTGCAGTAGTAGAAGATGTGGCATGGCATCTGCTCCATGAATCTCTGTTTGGATCTGTGGCTGATGATCAGAAGCTTATGAT TTGGGACACAAGATCTAACACTACGTCCAAGCCAAGTCATTCCGTAGATGCTCATACAGCCGAGGTCAACTGTCTGTCCTTCAACCCATACAGTGAGTTCATTCTAGCAACTGGTTCTGCTGACAAG ACAGTGGCTCTTTGGGATCTTCGAAATTTAAAATTGAAACTCCATTCTTTTGAGTCTCATAAAGATGAAATTTTTCAG GTTCACTGGTCTCCTCATAACGAAACAATTCTTGCCTCAAGTGGTACTGATCGTCGGCTTAATGTATGGGATCTGAG TAAAATTGGAGAAGAGCAGTCTGCAGAGGACGCAGAAGACGGGCCTCCTGAGCTGCTG TTTATTCATGGAGGACACACTGCTAAAATCTCAGACTTCAGTTGGAATCCTAATGAGCCTTGGGTAATCTGTTCTGTATCGGAGGACAACATAATGCAGATATGGCAAATG GCAGAAAACATTTACAATGATGAAGAACCAGATATAGCAGCAGCGGAACTGGAGGGTCAAGGAACATAA